The following nucleotide sequence is from Candidatus Delongbacteria bacterium.
GTACCAGGGGCCGTAATCCCGCGTCCAGTACGAATTGGTGCCGGCGCGCAGGAAACTGCAGGCGGCCAGGTTCACGCCGGCGGAGGCGTACTGGGCGCGCACCGTGGCCTCCTGGGCGGCGGTGGCCACCAGGGTCACCACGGGCGTCTCCTGGGCGAAGGCGGCGATCAGCGCCAGGGGCAGGCCGAAGGGGTAGCGTACCAGCACGGCGGCCATCCGCTCGAACTCGGCCACTTCCCGCACAGCTTGGGCGGGGGGCGCGGTCTCCGTGAAGGTGCGTCCGATCTCGTCGCGGCGGGCGGCCTCCTCGGGCGTCAGCCAGTGGGGCAGGGACTCCGGGTGCCGGGCGTTCCAGACCCGCGTGCGCTCGGCCAACTCGTCCGGCGTGCGGGGCCAACCGCCCAGGGCCGGCTGAACGCAGCAGAGCAGCGGCAGGCTCACAAGCAGGGCGAAGCGAGAGCGGGACACGATGGACATGGGGGACTCCGGCGTTCCGTTCCCCGGGGGCCGGCCCCCGTGGCCGGTTGTCGCCGGTGGATCGGGACAGGCGGAAGCTTCGGGAAGCGGGGCGGAAGTGGCAAGGGCCGGCAGCTTTGTTCGACGGCTTTGGCCGGCGGCTTGGGCGGCCGCGCAAGCCCGCTTGCTGTTTGCTTACTTGGATCCAAAGCAGTTCAACCCGCCGTCCGCCAGTCCGGTCGGCACCAAGTCGAGGAAACCATGAAGATGTTGACCGCCGGACGCCTGGGTCTCCTGGTGCCGGTCCTGACCCTGATGATGGCCGCCACCGGTGGCTGCAAGAAGGCCCCCGATCGTCTGACCAAGCTGGACACCGATCTGCAGAAGTTCAGCTACGCCATGGGCATGGACGTGGGCGGCTATCTGAAGAACCAGCCCGGCGAGATGGACATGCTGGCCTTCCAGCAGGGTCTCGAGGACGCCCGCACGGGCGGCCAGGTGCTACTCAGCGAGGAAGAGGCCCAGAACGTCAAGATGGCCGAGGGCCAGCGGCGGGCGGAAGAGCAGGCCAAGTCGAACGAGGAGAAGAGCAAGGTGTTCCTGGAGACCAACGCCAAGAAGCCCGGCATCACGGTGACGGCCAGCGGGCTGCAGTACGAAGTGTTGCAGGCCGCCGAAGGCCCCAAGCCCACCAGCGAGAGCACGGCCACCGTGCACTACACGGGCACGCTGATCGACTCCACCAAGTTCGACAGCTCCGTGGACCGCGGCCAGCCCGCCACCTTCCCGCTCAAGGGCGTGATCCCGGGCTGGACGGAAGGCTTGCAGCTGATGAGCGCGGGCAGCAAGTACCGCTTCTTCATCCCGCCGGCGCTGGGCTACGGCGCCCGGGGCGCGGGCAACGTGATCCCGCCCAACGCCGTGCTGATCTTCGAAGTGGAAATGATCTCCTTCGAGTAGCCGGTTTTCAGCCAATCAAAAGGCCGGATCCCCCGCGGGATCCGGCCTTTTCCTTGGGTGCGCCCGTCTCAGCGGTCCAGGCGGAAGGTGCCCAGCCGTTCCCGCATGCGGGCGGACAAATGGCCCAGCTCGCCGGCCGCGGCCAAGGTCTGCGCCCCGGCCTGACGGCTCTCCCGGGCCAGGCCGGCCACTTGTTCCATGTTGGCCACGGTGTCGCCCGTGGCCCGGGCGGCCTCCTGCATGGAATGGCCGATCTCCCGGGTGGTGGCGGCCTGTTCCTCCACGGCGGCGGCCACGGCGGCCTCCTGCTCCGTGATGGCCTGGATGGCTTTCACCACCCCCTGGATGGACTCGCCCGTCTCCCGCGTGCCGTTTTGCACCCGGCCGATCATCACCGCGATCTCCGAGGCCGCCTTGTGGGTGGCGTCGGCCAGGTCCTTGACCTCGCCGGCCACCACGGCGAAACCGCGCCCCGCCTCGCCGGCCCGGGCCGCCTCGATGGTGGCGTTGAGGGCCAGCAGGTGGGTTTGCCCGGCGATGGTCTGGATGACCTGCACCACCCGGTCGATGTCCCCGGAAGCTCCAAGAAGGTCGTCCACGGTGGCTCGGAAGCCCTCGGCCTGGCGGCTGGCCTGGGCGGCCATGGCCGCGCCCTGGGCCATCCTTCCGGCGATGTCCTGGATGGTGGCGTCCATCTCCTCGCCGGCGCCGGCCACGCCCTGCACCTGGTTGTCCACCTGCTGCACGCCCGTCCGGGCGGCCTCGGCGCGCTCCGCCGTCTGGTCCGCCTGACGCTCCAGTTGTTGAGCGATACCGGTGAGGGCCTGGCTGGACTGCTCCACGGCGCCGGCCTCCTGGCGCAGGGCCGCCATCAGCTCACAGAGGGAGGAGAGCGCGCGGTTGAACCCGGCGGCCAGGCGGCCCAGCTCGTCGCTTTCGGGGATGGCCATGCGCGCCCCCAGGTCGCCGCCGGCCAACCGCTCCACCTGGACCAGGGCCTGGTCCACCTGTCCGGACAAGTGGGCCCGGCGCCGCTCGGCCTCGTCCAGGGCGTCGCCCAGGGCCCGCACCATCTCGCGCAGGGAGCGGCCCAGGACAGCGGTCTCGGGGCTGGCGGAGACCTGCCGTTCCAAGTGGTCCCAGTCCGTGTCGCGCCGCCCCTCGCCCACGTCCCGGGCGGTGGCGGCCAGCAGGGCGATGGGCTGGGTGACGCGGCGCCGCACCACCCACACGGCGGCCAGGCAGAGGGCCATGCCGACCACCACCAGGATCACGTACGTGCGGGTCATGATGCGCCGCAGGGAGACAATCTCCGCATGAGCCTTGTCCGCCCGGTCCAGGCTGTACTCCGTCAGCTTGTCCAGGCCGTCCCGCATGGCCTCGAAGGCAGCCAGGTAGGTGCCGCGGTACTCCGCCGCGGCCTGGTCGCGGGATCCGGCCGCGGCCAGGTCGAGGATCGTGCGGCTGCTGGCGGACCACGTGGCATGGCGGGGGAAGAACGCTTGGATCTCGTCCTTCATCTGGCTCTCGGCGCCGGTCATCAAACCGGCGAAGACCCGGTAGCGCTCCTCCACTTGGAGCCGGTTCTCCTCGACACCCGTCCGCAAGGCCTCGGCGTCGACGTCTGGGTCCTGGCTGTCAACCCAGAGGAGTTCCATGAGCGCGAGATGGGATTGGTAGGCGTCGCGGTCCGCCTCGATGAGCTTGTCCACCGACACCAACCGCACGGAATAGATGTCCGCCGTCCGAGCGCTGATCACAGCGGTGAACCGCATGGCCACCCCGATGGCCACAATGACCAGCGCCGCCAACAGGGCGATCAGGCCCAGGACTTGGTTGCGCAACGACATGGATCCCTCCTTTCCCCACTCTGTTTGCGAGGTCCATCGGCTGGAACGGAGGCCATCTTGACCGATGGCGGCCGCAAGGCCTGGCTGGCCGGCAAGGGTACGGGGCCAGCGGGCAACTGCGCGATTTTCATTGTGTCCTCAGATCCGCTTTGCTACCAATGGACACATCTTCACCAGCACCACAGACAAGCCCTACCCAGCAGGCACTCACC
It contains:
- a CDS encoding methyl-accepting chemotaxis protein codes for the protein MSLRNQVLGLIALLAALVIVAIGVAMRFTAVISARTADIYSVRLVSVDKLIEADRDAYQSHLALMELLWVDSQDPDVDAEALRTGVEENRLQVEERYRVFAGLMTGAESQMKDEIQAFFPRHATWSASSRTILDLAAAGSRDQAAAEYRGTYLAAFEAMRDGLDKLTEYSLDRADKAHAEIVSLRRIMTRTYVILVVVGMALCLAAVWVVRRRVTQPIALLAATARDVGEGRRDTDWDHLERQVSASPETAVLGRSLREMVRALGDALDEAERRRAHLSGQVDQALVQVERLAGGDLGARMAIPESDELGRLAAGFNRALSSLCELMAALRQEAGAVEQSSQALTGIAQQLERQADQTAERAEAARTGVQQVDNQVQGVAGAGEEMDATIQDIAGRMAQGAAMAAQASRQAEGFRATVDDLLGASGDIDRVVQVIQTIAGQTHLLALNATIEAARAGEAGRGFAVVAGEVKDLADATHKAASEIAVMIGRVQNGTRETGESIQGVVKAIQAITEQEAAVAAAVEEQAATTREIGHSMQEAARATGDTVANMEQVAGLARESRQAGAQTLAAAGELGHLSARMRERLGTFRLDR
- a CDS encoding FKBP-type peptidyl-prolyl cis-trans isomerase encodes the protein MKMLTAGRLGLLVPVLTLMMAATGGCKKAPDRLTKLDTDLQKFSYAMGMDVGGYLKNQPGEMDMLAFQQGLEDARTGGQVLLSEEEAQNVKMAEGQRRAEEQAKSNEEKSKVFLETNAKKPGITVTASGLQYEVLQAAEGPKPTSESTATVHYTGTLIDSTKFDSSVDRGQPATFPLKGVIPGWTEGLQLMSAGSKYRFFIPPALGYGARGAGNVIPPNAVLIFEVEMISFE